GCCCTACTAATATAACTCTCATCTCTGTACTCATTATTTCCCGTAACAGCCAATGCCCCTTGTGATAAACCATGATAACCATTAGTAAAGGCAACTACATTACTTCTTCCTTTTACTAATCTTGCAAGTTTAAGTGCTGTCTCAACTACATTTGCTCCTGTTGGTCCAGTAAACTGTAACTTATAATCAAGATTTCTTGGCTTTAGAATTAAATTTTCAAAAGTCTCTATAAACTCTTTTTTTGCAGTTGTTGCCATATCAAGCCCATGAACAATTCCATCTTTTTGTAAATACTCAATTAAAGCACTACTTATATGTTCATTATTATGTCCATAGTTTAAAGTTCCTGCACCTGCAAAAAAATCAACAAATTCCCTTCCATTTTCATCTGTTAATTTTGCTCCCTTACTTGTACTAAATATCGTGGGAAAACTTCTTATATAACCTCTTACCTCTGATTCTAAATTCTCAAAAATTCTCATACTCTTTACCCTTTTTATTTATTAAATGGTCCTATTTTATATAAAACCTCTTTTTCATGCTGATTTAAAAAATCACTACTCTCAAAAAACTCTTCATTTAACATCTCTGTTTTATAAAAAGATGCTACTTTTTCAAACACTCTAATTGAAGATTTGTTACTTGGCGAAACTGTTGTATGTAAATAATTCACATTTAATTCATCCCTTTGGAGTATCTCCATTATCAATCTTCTTGCTAAGTCATTACCTCTATAAGCTTCATCTACTGCGACTTGCCAGATAAACAGAGTATTTGGTTCAGTTGGTATCATATAAGCTGATACAAAACCAATTACTTTATCTTCATATATTGCAACTGAGCAAACATCCTTAAAATGGGTTGTTTGAAGTAAATAAAGATATTCTGAATTTAAATCTAATACCTTTGTTTTTTCAACAAGTTTGTAAATTTGACTTGCTTGTCCTCTTTTAGGCTTACAAATTTTTATTTCACTTATTGACACATTGTACTCCTTTAATAAATTTAATATATGATTTTATTTTACATTTAATATGTATATTTTTTACATCATATGTGTTAATTTATAACATATGAAACTTATATTAAACTTAGTAATAATGTTTTTTTATATAAATTTGGATTCTTATAATTTTTGAAATTTATATTCGCTTAAGAAAAAATAAATATTATTATTTAGAGCTTTGTTTAAAGCCATGGGAAATTAATCACTAAAAAAGGGGCACAAATGAAAAAGTTTATCATAGCACTATTTTGTCTATGTAGCTTTAGCTATGCTGTAGAGTATGATGCT
This sequence is a window from Halarcobacter bivalviorum. Protein-coding genes within it:
- the ectA gene encoding diaminobutyrate acetyltransferase, with the protein product MSISEIKICKPKRGQASQIYKLVEKTKVLDLNSEYLYLLQTTHFKDVCSVAIYEDKVIGFVSAYMIPTEPNTLFIWQVAVDEAYRGNDLARRLIMEILQRDELNVNYLHTTVSPSNKSSIRVFEKVASFYKTEMLNEEFFESSDFLNQHEKEVLYKIGPFNK